In Actinomycetota bacterium, a genomic segment contains:
- a CDS encoding ComEA family DNA-binding protein, with the protein METVARPSNLRRGLAALAVIASVSLAGGYGVATRQRPRAVKVALATPAKQQGKPSKRVWVHVGGAVGRPGLYGLPEGRRVDDAVRAAGGARPDADVDGVNLAAPVKDGDKVVLPVRGQSDGPPGSAGAAAAKKVNLNTATVAELDTLPGIGPATAQKILDFRTQHGSFKTVKDLGKVPGIGARKLEQLADLVSV; encoded by the coding sequence GTGGAGACGGTCGCTCGGCCCTCGAACCTGCGGCGAGGGCTTGCCGCGCTTGCGGTGATTGCGTCGGTGTCGCTGGCCGGAGGCTACGGGGTCGCGACGAGGCAGCGTCCCAGGGCGGTGAAGGTCGCGCTGGCGACCCCTGCAAAGCAGCAGGGCAAGCCGTCCAAGCGTGTTTGGGTCCACGTGGGGGGAGCCGTGGGCCGTCCGGGGCTGTACGGCCTGCCGGAGGGACGACGGGTGGACGACGCCGTGCGGGCCGCCGGCGGAGCCCGCCCGGATGCAGACGTGGACGGGGTGAACCTGGCCGCGCCGGTCAAAGACGGCGACAAGGTCGTCCTGCCGGTGAGAGGCCAGTCCGACGGTCCGCCGGGATCCGCCGGTGCCGCCGCCGCCAAGAAGGTGAACCTGAACACGGCCACGGTCGCCGAGCTGGACACACTGCCGGGCATCGGACCCGCGACCGCCCAGAAGATCCTGGACTTCCGCACCCAGCACGGCTCCTTTAAGACGGTCAAGGACCTCGGCAAGGTTCCGGGAATCGGAGCGCGCAAGCTGGAGCAGCTGGCCGACCTGGTGTCGGTTTGA